The proteins below are encoded in one region of Legionella antarctica:
- a CDS encoding proton-conducting transporter membrane subunit, translating into MNTIVQIFLCLMLACPVIALVFNCILISRQVVAARFAGYCIGVGFLIGVGLLLYLSLSQNPTVYLLISLNTLSLLLCSLVLLVSFVVHRFSLRYMYGDKLYRRFFLLLSGLTLTALLMVLADNLFLFWSAWSLSNVLLVLLMVHKQEWIASKNSGLLAFYTLASGSACLLVAFALLNLTYSTQSISALTQLSNLGHASLFPLSMSLILVAAMIQSGLFPFHRWLISSLNSPTPVSALMHAGLVNGGGILVVKFAPLMMLYPGLLSVLFIVGSISALLGTIWKLMQHDIKKMLACSTMAQMGFMMMQCGVGLFAAAIAHLCWHGLFKAYLFLSSGSAVKQKKSDASFSKASPMMLITSLVGGMAAMFCFALVTNKTISLYQASAFVLFFAFIAGAQLMLTWIRVHQTVLSRVSGLVLASFSGIMYGASIQLIQWLIPGLSTLQAPHLSLIHWAMMSLFGVFWAVFNLGSHKTMSQSKLGCWLYMNLFNSSQPSRKTMTALRNDYNY; encoded by the coding sequence GTGAATACAATAGTTCAAATTTTTTTATGTCTCATGTTAGCCTGTCCGGTTATAGCACTTGTATTTAACTGCATTTTAATTTCTCGACAAGTCGTTGCAGCGCGTTTCGCAGGATATTGTATTGGGGTAGGGTTTTTGATTGGGGTGGGATTACTTTTATATTTATCCTTATCACAAAATCCTACAGTATACTTGTTAATCAGCCTTAATACACTGAGCTTGTTGTTATGTAGTTTGGTTTTATTGGTCAGTTTTGTCGTGCATCGCTTTTCATTAAGATACATGTATGGGGACAAACTCTACAGGCGCTTTTTTCTTCTTTTATCAGGACTCACATTGACGGCACTACTTATGGTTCTTGCCGATAATTTATTTTTGTTCTGGTCTGCTTGGTCGCTTTCTAATGTATTGCTAGTACTATTGATGGTGCATAAACAAGAGTGGATTGCCTCGAAAAATTCTGGCCTTTTGGCTTTTTATACCCTGGCTTCAGGCAGTGCGTGCTTACTCGTAGCATTTGCTCTTTTAAACTTAACTTATTCTACTCAATCTATTTCAGCCCTGACTCAACTATCCAATCTTGGTCACGCCTCATTGTTTCCTCTTTCCATGAGCCTAATCTTAGTTGCAGCGATGATCCAGTCTGGATTATTTCCTTTTCATCGATGGCTTATCAGCTCTTTAAATTCGCCAACTCCAGTTTCTGCATTAATGCACGCAGGTCTTGTGAATGGAGGAGGAATTCTCGTCGTGAAATTTGCACCACTGATGATGCTTTATCCAGGATTATTATCTGTACTGTTTATAGTCGGTTCCATCTCAGCGTTACTTGGTACTATCTGGAAGCTGATGCAACATGATATTAAAAAAATGTTGGCCTGCTCTACTATGGCGCAAATGGGTTTTATGATGATGCAATGTGGTGTGGGTTTATTTGCTGCAGCCATTGCCCATCTGTGTTGGCATGGTTTGTTCAAAGCTTATCTGTTTCTAAGCTCAGGCTCTGCAGTGAAACAAAAAAAATCAGATGCCAGTTTTTCGAAAGCATCACCGATGATGCTCATCACCTCTCTTGTCGGTGGCATGGCCGCAATGTTTTGTTTTGCTCTTGTCACCAATAAAACCATCTCGTTGTATCAAGCAAGTGCTTTCGTCTTGTTTTTTGCCTTCATTGCTGGTGCGCAACTCATGCTCACTTGGATTCGCGTTCACCAAACAGTTTTAAGTCGAGTCTCAGGGCTTGTTCTTGCTTCATTTTCCGGGATTATGTATGGCGCAAGCATCCAACTTATTCAATGGTTGATTCCAGGACTATCAACACTACAAGCACCCCACTTATCTTTAATCCATTGGGCCATGATGAGTTTGTTTGGTGTCTTTTGGGCTGTATTTAATCTTGGATCGCATAAAACCATGAGCCAATCAAAACTGGGCTGTTGGCTTTATATGAATTTGTTTAATTCAAGCCAGCCTTCTAGAAAAACAATGACTGCTTTACGAAACGATTACAACTACTAA
- a CDS encoding C1 family peptidase, with the protein MRMTKLFLLSLALSANSFAQDVKVVGTIEHTITIPQNKNINAKPATQHIKLLKIQLSDTALLALTQRTTATINKTTAQSTPANLPHQLDLGMNNVPVLNQGTFGSCVTFANTAAIDAALNKGDYISQVCQLQLGLYLERNGYTPSGWDGSYGRLVLNQMDTFGIVSKEKQKTQGCGGLTEYPTTEMPSQDTAMSPEQFHQLSENLADITVTWSPILDVFNALLDRTNTDKTINDIKVALNEKDRVTFGVLLLDFDLGMAGAVGTHKTNFDSWVLTPEIARDIYLRPLFGGHEMIITGYDDDAIATDDQGRQHRGLFTLRNSWGEHVGNKGNFYMSYDYFKVLVIEAQRIRNLPDDEENPSE; encoded by the coding sequence ATGCGTATGACCAAACTGTTTTTGCTCTCTTTGGCACTTAGCGCTAACTCATTTGCTCAAGATGTCAAAGTAGTCGGAACTATAGAACATACTATTACTATACCGCAAAATAAAAACATAAATGCGAAACCCGCGACTCAACATATTAAGTTACTAAAAATACAATTATCTGATACAGCGCTTCTTGCTCTGACCCAAAGAACTACAGCAACAATTAATAAAACCACTGCTCAGTCTACTCCTGCCAATCTTCCTCACCAATTGGACCTTGGAATGAATAACGTACCCGTTTTAAACCAGGGTACCTTTGGATCTTGTGTTACTTTTGCAAACACTGCCGCCATCGATGCTGCATTAAATAAAGGAGACTATATAAGTCAGGTATGCCAATTACAGCTAGGACTGTATTTAGAAAGAAATGGCTATACTCCCAGTGGCTGGGATGGCTCTTATGGTCGTCTGGTTTTAAATCAAATGGACACCTTTGGCATCGTTAGTAAAGAAAAACAAAAAACACAAGGGTGTGGCGGTTTAACTGAGTACCCCACAACAGAAATGCCTTCCCAGGATACGGCAATGTCACCTGAACAATTCCATCAATTGAGCGAAAATCTTGCTGATATCACAGTAACCTGGTCTCCTATTCTAGATGTCTTTAACGCATTGTTAGATAGAACAAATACCGATAAAACCATTAATGATATTAAAGTGGCATTGAATGAAAAGGATAGAGTTACTTTTGGAGTTCTGCTTTTAGATTTTGATCTGGGTATGGCCGGTGCTGTTGGTACTCATAAAACTAATTTCGACTCCTGGGTTTTAACTCCTGAAATAGCTCGAGATATTTATCTGCGTCCATTATTTGGCGGGCATGAAATGATCATTACTGGTTATGATGATGATGCGATTGCCACAGATGATCAAGGCAGACAACACAGAGGTTTATTTACTTTGCGAAACTCATGGGGAGAGCATGTAGGCAACAAAGGTAACTTCTACATGTCTTATGATTACTTTAAAGTACTGGTGATTGAAGCTCAGCGGATCCGCAATCTTCCTGACGATGAAGAAAATCCCTCCGAATAA
- a CDS encoding DUF6671 family protein: MYYKDQSVLLASKHEKEQAIAKPFMNKLSCTLKVRDFDTDQFGTFTGEIARTLSPYQTCLLKAKTAAEHFDCVLAVASEGSFGPHPAFPLLPSAHELMVFIDREHNWVIAEQSVSPKTNYAMITINEQTEIDSFLKRAQFPPHALIVQANSDNRVVAKGINDIDTLIHHLTIGFKTEKELLLATDMRAMMNPTRMEGIAELAEKLALRIATLCVQCTCPGFGFKATRGKLPCSLCGSPTSFYEEEVWGCIRCDHQEYKMRHDGLFTADSTHCDYCNP, from the coding sequence ATGTACTATAAAGATCAGAGCGTTTTATTAGCATCGAAACATGAAAAAGAACAAGCTATTGCTAAGCCTTTCATGAATAAACTATCGTGCACCTTGAAGGTGCGCGATTTTGACACCGACCAATTTGGCACGTTTACAGGAGAGATTGCGCGAACCTTAAGCCCCTATCAAACCTGCCTCTTAAAAGCAAAAACGGCAGCAGAGCACTTTGACTGTGTGCTAGCGGTTGCCTCTGAAGGAAGTTTTGGACCTCATCCAGCCTTTCCCCTTCTACCAAGCGCTCATGAATTGATGGTATTTATTGATAGAGAGCATAATTGGGTGATTGCAGAGCAGTCAGTTAGCCCAAAAACAAACTATGCAATGATAACCATTAATGAGCAGACTGAGATTGATAGCTTTCTTAAGCGAGCTCAATTTCCTCCTCATGCACTTATTGTACAAGCAAATTCTGATAACCGTGTTGTTGCTAAAGGCATTAACGATATAGATACCCTGATTCATCATTTAACTATTGGTTTTAAAACTGAAAAAGAACTTCTTTTAGCAACGGATATGAGGGCTATGATGAATCCCACTCGAATGGAAGGTATTGCTGAGTTAGCCGAAAAATTAGCGCTGCGGATTGCTACTTTGTGTGTTCAATGTACCTGTCCAGGTTTTGGATTTAAAGCGACTCGAGGCAAACTGCCTTGTTCTCTTTGTGGTTCTCCAACCTCATTTTATGAAGAAGAGGTATGGGGGTGTATTCGGTGTGATCATCAGGAATATAAAATGCGACACGATGGTTTGTTTACAGCAGATTCTACGCATTGCGATTATTGTAACCCTTAA
- a CDS encoding EscU/YscU/HrcU family type III secretion system export apparatus switch protein, producing the protein MKKKKSLAVALRYDGKGAPLVTAKGEGMIAKQIIATAKEHGIPLEQNEELTTLLSAVSINEEIPQPLYTAVAQILAFLYYVNGKQPKE; encoded by the coding sequence ATGAAAAAAAAGAAAAGTCTGGCGGTTGCCTTACGCTATGATGGTAAAGGAGCTCCTCTCGTTACCGCCAAAGGAGAAGGCATGATTGCCAAGCAAATCATTGCCACTGCAAAAGAGCATGGCATACCTCTGGAGCAAAACGAAGAGTTGACCACTTTATTATCAGCTGTAAGCATCAATGAAGAAATTCCTCAACCGCTTTACACGGCTGTAGCTCAGATATTAGCTTTTCTTTATTATGTTAATGGCAAACAACCAAAAGAATAA
- a CDS encoding P-II family nitrogen regulator, with protein sequence MSVIKVQEKKDIGINLHPMKKIEIIVAGEHEHLIISMMDEASVTGYTLIRNVSGKGHHGFHEGKMMFNDKSSLVLFIAVAPEEVIVTLALGMKTLFQNESGVMFVSDVSVARLDYFHIMNS encoded by the coding sequence ATGAGTGTGATTAAAGTTCAAGAGAAAAAAGATATTGGGATTAATTTACATCCAATGAAAAAAATTGAGATTATTGTTGCTGGAGAACACGAGCACCTGATTATTTCCATGATGGACGAAGCATCGGTTACAGGATATACACTGATAAGAAATGTCTCTGGAAAAGGGCATCATGGCTTTCATGAAGGGAAAATGATGTTTAATGACAAATCCTCTTTAGTGTTGTTTATTGCAGTCGCACCTGAAGAGGTGATTGTGACCCTTGCTTTAGGCATGAAAACCTTGTTTCAAAACGAGTCTGGAGTCATGTTTGTTTCCGATGTTTCGGTTGCAAGGCTTGACTATTTTCATATTATGAATTCTTAA
- a CDS encoding metallophosphoesterase: protein MSLILQVVLLTLSLLSSTFANPRFLTISDIHYGSENTSKEGMDTGSEFLEITLNKFKKLINGVDFILFLGDIPTHSLFVTPKKEEFERTVFHGLYEADKRSKPIFYITGNNDSLLGNYQPFEFEDKSPLTFATDWTGACTHCDGLMIDDSRMRKEGYYSSYVIPDDKGIILIALNSTQWVRMPFFSPKYPNQERDALAQLAWLEDQLKRNHARQLLIAMHIPPGNAYNGTLFFQERYTQIFLNLLEKYHSSYDQVTLLSGHTHMDELRKIHLNDNSNIYVYSTPSISRNHHNNPGMKIFSLDKQRAIKNYTTYYTTSLNGWGEERYQALGSSDAIFPVCSNQTLSQCLDDLSDQQTCDFLEQDLYYGVKSSRVPKNVCHITYKVN, encoded by the coding sequence TTGAGTTTGATCTTGCAAGTGGTTTTATTGACCTTAAGTTTATTGTCTTCTACTTTTGCCAATCCAAGGTTTTTAACCATAAGTGATATTCATTATGGAAGTGAAAACACCTCAAAAGAAGGTATGGATACGGGTAGTGAATTTTTAGAAATAACCTTAAATAAGTTTAAAAAATTAATTAATGGCGTCGATTTTATTCTCTTTTTGGGAGATATACCGACTCACTCCCTATTTGTAACGCCTAAAAAAGAGGAGTTCGAGAGAACGGTATTTCATGGATTATACGAAGCGGATAAACGATCAAAACCGATTTTTTATATTACGGGTAATAATGATTCATTGCTTGGTAATTACCAGCCTTTTGAGTTTGAAGATAAATCTCCGTTAACTTTTGCAACGGATTGGACGGGTGCTTGTACTCATTGTGATGGATTGATGATTGATGACTCGCGGATGCGTAAGGAAGGATATTATTCCAGTTATGTTATTCCCGATGACAAAGGCATTATATTAATTGCGCTAAATTCGACGCAATGGGTAAGAATGCCTTTTTTTTCACCTAAATATCCTAATCAGGAGCGAGATGCATTAGCACAATTAGCATGGCTGGAAGATCAGTTAAAAAGAAATCATGCCAGGCAATTATTAATTGCCATGCATATTCCCCCAGGTAATGCCTACAACGGAACCTTATTTTTTCAAGAGCGGTATACTCAAATCTTTCTAAATTTGTTAGAAAAATATCATTCTTCTTATGATCAGGTGACTCTGCTTAGCGGGCATACTCATATGGATGAGTTAAGAAAAATTCATTTAAATGATAATTCCAATATATATGTTTACTCAACTCCTTCAATTAGCCGTAATCATCACAATAATCCGGGAATGAAAATTTTTAGTCTGGATAAACAAAGGGCCATTAAAAATTATACTACCTATTACACAACTAGTTTAAATGGATGGGGGGAAGAACGGTATCAGGCATTAGGCTCTTCAGACGCTATTTTTCCTGTTTGTTCCAACCAGACTTTATCTCAATGTCTGGATGATTTAAGCGACCAACAAACATGCGATTTTTTAGAGCAGGATTTGTACTATGGAGTAAAAAGTTCGCGGGTACCAAAGAATGTGTGTCATATAACCTATAAAGTTAATTAG
- a CDS encoding M15 family metallopeptidase, translating to MKKITLFILLLLINTTSYGLPNGFVYLHEIAPDIIQDIRYATANNFIGSPIPGYEKRVCIVTRQAGEQLRKAQQKIKAKGYSLKVYDCYRPQKAVNYFYQWSQNPEKQQQKTAFYPREIKKNLFKNNYIALYSGHSRGSTIDLTLVKSSNPSKNTSKTNLMRCYDRSPNYLDDDSINMGTRFDCLDKSAHIYYPNLSKIQQKNRLLLKKLMLRHGFRPYLYEWWHYTLNNEPYPSTYFDFPVN from the coding sequence ATGAAAAAAATCACACTCTTTATCCTTTTATTATTAATTAATACAACCAGTTATGGGCTACCCAATGGTTTTGTTTATCTTCACGAGATTGCCCCAGACATCATTCAGGACATCCGTTACGCGACTGCTAATAATTTTATTGGCAGTCCTATTCCTGGATATGAAAAAAGAGTCTGCATTGTTACCAGACAAGCAGGAGAACAATTAAGAAAAGCACAACAGAAAATAAAGGCTAAAGGATACAGCCTTAAAGTCTATGATTGTTATAGACCGCAAAAGGCAGTAAATTATTTTTATCAATGGAGCCAGAATCCTGAAAAACAACAACAGAAGACCGCATTCTATCCGCGTGAAATAAAAAAAAATTTATTTAAGAACAATTACATTGCTCTTTATTCCGGTCATTCTCGGGGCAGCACAATTGATTTAACCCTTGTCAAATCAAGTAATCCGTCTAAAAATACCTCCAAAACTAATTTAATGCGTTGTTATGATCGTTCACCCAACTACCTTGATGATGATTCCATTAATATGGGAACCCGATTTGATTGTCTTGATAAAAGCGCCCATATTTATTACCCCAATTTAAGTAAAATCCAACAAAAAAACCGTTTGTTATTAAAAAAATTAATGCTCCGTCATGGATTCAGACCCTACTTATATGAATGGTGGCATTACACCCTCAACAATGAACCCTATCCCAGTACTTATTTTGATTTTCCTGTTAATTAA
- a CDS encoding ParB/RepB/Spo0J family partition protein has translation MPTEFIYLPIECLQAGQYQPRQDFNSVALQELAQSIAAQGLIEPLVVRSIAKQLYEIIAGERRWRAAKLAGLQEIPCLIGEYTDKQACALTLIENIQRQDLNLIEEASGYRRLIDEFHYQQDEIAVLVGKSRSHVANILRLLTLTELVKSFIRDKILSLGHARVLVGLNPEQQEWFANQSRQEQWSVRQLEHAIKSYKKKPLDVPKNAKKDRDIERLQTILSEQVGAPVQIINDNEEGGWLNVKFFDNDTLAGLLERLGLRYD, from the coding sequence ATGCCAACCGAGTTTATATATTTACCTATTGAATGTTTGCAGGCTGGTCAATATCAGCCCAGGCAGGATTTTAATTCTGTCGCCTTACAGGAATTAGCACAATCTATAGCGGCACAGGGATTAATTGAACCATTAGTGGTCCGTTCAATTGCTAAACAGCTTTATGAGATTATTGCTGGAGAAAGACGCTGGCGAGCTGCTAAATTAGCGGGATTGCAGGAGATTCCCTGTTTAATTGGTGAGTATACTGATAAACAGGCCTGTGCCCTGACCTTAATTGAAAATATTCAGCGGCAGGATTTAAACTTAATTGAAGAGGCCAGTGGGTATCGACGTTTGATCGACGAGTTTCATTATCAACAAGATGAAATTGCTGTTTTGGTTGGGAAATCACGCAGTCATGTTGCTAATATTTTACGTCTACTCACCCTGACTGAATTAGTTAAATCATTTATTCGTGACAAAATTCTGTCTTTGGGCCATGCCCGAGTTCTTGTTGGCTTAAATCCAGAGCAGCAAGAATGGTTTGCCAATCAATCTAGACAAGAACAGTGGTCGGTAAGACAGCTGGAACACGCGATAAAATCCTATAAAAAGAAACCTCTGGATGTCCCTAAGAACGCTAAAAAGGACAGAGATATTGAGCGGTTGCAAACCATATTATCAGAGCAAGTAGGTGCTCCTGTACAAATTATAAACGATAATGAAGAAGGCGGTTGGTTAAACGTTAAATTTTTTGATAATGATACCCTCGCAGGGCTTTTGGAGCGATTGGGCTTGAGATATGATTAA
- a CDS encoding LysR substrate-binding domain-containing protein produces MSLDTVTLQCFLAVAETQSFTKAASRVGRTQSAISQQIAKLENLIEKKLITRGRELSLTPDGELFLSYAKRIYELHRESLDRFKTPELKGELRFGLPEDFASMMLSDILVEFSRLHPRVMLNVECDLTMNLIERFQQDEFDLILIKTNEKNQISEGVMVWNEPVEWVGKKELLPALNEKAIIPLILSPIPCVYRGDVIESLNQHHLKWRLAFSSPSYAGKMAAVQAGLGITAIQRSMIPSYLDRLDDYFLPSLKEVHVSLIKKEVANKAIDSLAFFIMDKLKH; encoded by the coding sequence ATGTCACTAGATACAGTAACCTTACAATGCTTTTTAGCTGTGGCTGAAACTCAAAGCTTTACAAAAGCTGCCTCTCGTGTGGGCCGAACTCAATCCGCTATCAGTCAGCAAATTGCTAAACTTGAAAATCTAATTGAAAAAAAATTAATTACTCGTGGGCGAGAATTATCGTTAACTCCAGATGGAGAGCTTTTTTTAAGCTATGCCAAACGAATTTATGAACTGCACCGCGAATCACTTGATCGATTTAAAACTCCTGAGCTTAAAGGTGAGCTTCGCTTTGGTCTACCTGAAGACTTTGCATCGATGATGCTCTCCGATATCTTGGTTGAATTTTCAAGACTTCATCCCAGAGTAATGCTTAATGTGGAGTGCGATCTAACTATGAACTTAATTGAACGATTTCAACAAGACGAGTTTGATTTGATTTTGATAAAAACGAATGAAAAAAATCAAATATCTGAAGGCGTCATGGTATGGAATGAGCCGGTGGAATGGGTCGGCAAAAAAGAGCTATTACCAGCTCTTAATGAAAAAGCCATAATTCCTTTAATTCTCTCACCGATTCCTTGTGTCTATCGGGGCGATGTGATTGAGTCACTAAATCAACATCATCTAAAATGGCGCCTGGCGTTTAGCAGCCCCAGTTACGCGGGTAAAATGGCAGCGGTTCAGGCAGGTCTTGGGATTACAGCCATACAACGCAGTATGATTCCTAGCTACTTAGATAGGCTGGATGATTATTTTCTACCTTCTTTAAAAGAGGTCCATGTGTCCTTAATTAAAAAGGAAGTGGCAAATAAAGCAATTGATTCTCTGGCGTTTTTTATCATGGATAAATTAAAGCATTAA
- a CDS encoding DUF2309 domain-containing protein → MTGAKMLTKQDMTRTEIKKAKVTYHPGKSIGLELQALVHNAAKCIAPVWPLETFIACNPLQGFEAQTFEEALAQGGFRRQRAERNLQLEEVNLQMIKWCGGFFDAGQGSIDMPHRDKGFYFGFLKLAYFDKQLHNNKKEAKDFLQKLPESAEEAIKTCLLRLHVPQGQEETFFSQTFCYLPGWAGFVKWKTDWQNVKKQGETPVTLTDFLAVRLVLTCLLWPDAAKEKKSAEDGTLVKKMLAQLESNEASYRKKLLNLLLPEVKKEASHSLRRNAQLVFCIDVRSEPFRRAIESLGAYETFGFAGFFGLPVLINELDSNKNKECCPVLLKPKYKIKEISAANKDDFERYRRGQVLISSCKSLYTQLKNNVSTPFALVESLGFWYGLNMTLKSLSPKLSNNSRSAIKNWLKPPLLTKVAYELSENDAEQGLSLQEQISYAETVLRLMGLTSGFAKLIILCGHGSSTENNPYASALDCGACGGNHGGINARLLASILNKPEVRRGLEDCGMHIPLDTRFYGALHNTTTDSIELYTEEVTTSIYPELINQLHNDLKKARIITNQERAANLHSCSSHKDITRRSLDWSETRPEWGLARNAAFIVAPRHLTKNISLDGRCFLHSYRFEQDLEGAFLETILTAPMVVAEWINTQYLFSTLNNVAFGSGSKITQNVVGTIGVMQGNGSDLLHGLPLQSVMSSDDQAYHEPQRLLTVVYAPREMVSQAIDKHPILKNLFFNQWVHLVVIDPMNQVSYQLNQSGDWSLVEY, encoded by the coding sequence ATGACTGGTGCAAAAATGTTAACTAAACAAGATATGACAAGGACAGAAATTAAAAAGGCAAAGGTGACCTACCATCCAGGTAAAAGCATAGGCCTTGAACTACAAGCCTTGGTGCACAACGCTGCAAAATGCATCGCTCCGGTTTGGCCACTTGAAACTTTTATTGCTTGTAATCCATTACAAGGGTTTGAAGCACAAACGTTTGAAGAAGCGCTCGCTCAGGGGGGATTTAGGCGCCAAAGAGCCGAACGCAACCTGCAATTGGAAGAGGTTAATCTTCAGATGATTAAATGGTGTGGTGGCTTTTTTGATGCTGGACAAGGCAGTATTGACATGCCTCATCGCGACAAGGGCTTTTATTTTGGATTCCTAAAATTAGCATATTTTGATAAGCAATTGCACAACAATAAAAAAGAAGCAAAAGATTTTTTGCAGAAATTACCAGAGTCTGCAGAAGAAGCCATTAAAACATGCCTTTTAAGGCTTCATGTTCCTCAAGGACAAGAAGAGACTTTTTTTTCACAAACATTTTGCTATTTACCTGGCTGGGCAGGATTTGTGAAATGGAAGACCGATTGGCAGAATGTAAAGAAGCAAGGAGAAACTCCAGTCACTCTTACTGATTTTCTTGCAGTGCGCTTAGTGCTGACCTGCTTACTTTGGCCCGATGCAGCCAAAGAAAAAAAAAGCGCCGAAGATGGCACTTTAGTTAAAAAAATGCTGGCACAATTAGAAAGCAATGAGGCCTCCTACCGGAAAAAGCTACTAAATCTGCTTTTGCCAGAGGTAAAAAAAGAAGCCTCTCATTCCTTGCGAAGAAATGCGCAGTTGGTTTTTTGCATTGATGTTCGTTCCGAACCATTTCGTCGCGCCATCGAGTCATTAGGAGCATATGAAACCTTTGGTTTTGCCGGATTTTTTGGCCTTCCTGTTCTTATCAATGAATTAGATAGCAATAAAAACAAAGAGTGTTGCCCGGTTTTATTAAAACCTAAATATAAAATCAAAGAAATATCGGCTGCAAATAAAGACGATTTTGAGCGTTATCGAAGAGGACAAGTTTTGATTAGTAGTTGTAAAAGCCTTTATACACAACTCAAAAATAATGTATCCACACCATTTGCCTTAGTGGAATCCTTAGGGTTTTGGTATGGTTTGAACATGACTTTAAAATCCTTGTCACCAAAATTAAGTAACAATTCACGATCAGCAATCAAAAATTGGTTAAAACCTCCTCTCCTCACCAAAGTGGCTTATGAGTTAAGTGAAAACGATGCGGAGCAAGGTTTATCGTTGCAAGAGCAGATTAGTTACGCCGAAACGGTATTACGTCTCATGGGGCTGACTTCCGGTTTTGCCAAACTCATTATTCTCTGCGGCCATGGAAGTAGTACCGAAAATAATCCTTACGCTTCTGCTCTAGATTGCGGTGCTTGTGGCGGAAATCATGGCGGTATTAATGCTCGATTATTAGCATCCATTCTCAATAAACCAGAGGTTCGAAGAGGCCTGGAAGACTGTGGCATGCACATTCCTTTAGATACCCGATTTTACGGAGCCTTACACAATACAACCACTGACTCCATAGAACTTTATACAGAAGAGGTAACAACATCGATTTATCCTGAACTTATAAATCAACTTCACAATGATTTAAAAAAAGCCAGGATTATAACTAATCAAGAACGGGCAGCAAACTTACATAGTTGTAGTTCTCATAAAGACATCACACGAAGAAGTTTGGACTGGTCTGAAACACGTCCTGAATGGGGCTTGGCACGAAATGCTGCCTTTATTGTGGCCCCTCGTCATTTGACAAAAAACATCTCTCTTGATGGTCGTTGTTTCTTACATTCGTATCGTTTTGAGCAAGATCTCGAAGGAGCATTCCTCGAGACGATTTTGACGGCACCTATGGTGGTCGCTGAATGGATAAATACACAATATTTGTTTTCTACCTTAAATAACGTCGCTTTTGGAAGTGGTAGCAAAATTACCCAAAATGTGGTTGGAACCATTGGGGTAATGCAAGGCAATGGAAGCGACCTCTTGCACGGTCTTCCCCTTCAATCAGTTATGAGCTCTGATGACCAAGCCTATCATGAACCACAGCGTTTATTGACGGTTGTTTATGCACCCAGAGAGATGGTTTCTCAAGCGATTGACAAACACCCCATCTTAAAAAACTTATTTTTTAACCAATGGGTGCATCTGGTAGTTATCGATCCCATGAATCAAGTTTCTTATCAATTAAACCAATCAGGTGACTGGAGTTTAGTAGAATACTAA